The window GTCTTCCAGATGGGGACTTGGGGATTCTCGGGGTTATTTCCGATATTTCCAGGTCTTATTATTTATCTGATGATTGGAttctataaacattttcattttttccgcTAGCCGTAATTGGACGACATTCCTGCCAATTCTGAGGAATTTTTGGTTAAACACAATTACACATCAATCAGCAATAAGTATTTCCCACCATTGACAACTTCAGATCCACTCCCCCCCTCCCCAGATGATTCATCTTCAGTCAGGGAGGGGTATTAAGTAATAATGTGAGCAGATGCTGCCCCTCCATGGTGCAGTCAGAGCCTGTCAGGTAGACATAAATATGGACTAATCAGCAGCAACATTGTGGGGGCAACATCCAGCTTATGTCTGCCACTCCAGCGTGCACAAATGTACTTGCCATAACCATTGCCCAGGGGCGCATTGGAGGCTTAAGGGGGGGCATTGTTCAGGGGCAGGGAAATCATTATTTGCATGGTGGTAATGGGGTCATCACATAGGTAAGGAGAATAATCAAGGGCATGACAAGTGGACCTGTCTGGGGGGGGTTATGAGGGGTCATCACATGGGTCGGGGAAGTCATTGTCCCGTGAGTGGCGAGGGGGTAAGTCTGGGGGTATTGAGAGGTCATCACATGGGGCAGGAGAGTCATTGTCCAGGGAGTGGTTAATGTATAGAGGGGCAGGAAGGGCCAGTATATATTCTGGTGGGAAGGGTTAATGTATGGAAGGGCAGGAAGGGGCAGTATATAGTATGACGGGAAGGGTTAATGTATGGAGGGGCAGGAAGGGACAGTTGCCCTCTTTGCAGAATGTTTTCCTACTGGTCCAGGCACTTGTTCTTCGCAGGGATTAGGCTGAGAGATGGCTCTGCCTGTtaaatagattgtcagctcttcaggCTGGTGTTGGGCAGGTATTGACTGGTGCAGTCTCTCTATAAagtagattgtcagctctttggATTAGCACTTGTCCCATACAGATATAGAATAGAGAATTCTCCCCCATCATCTGACAACTCATTAGATTGATGTGTGGCCCATATGTCCCCGCACGCTGGAAGGTCATCTGTCATTGCCCTTCGTCCCGTGAGCTGCTCCCCCCTGACAAAGACCCAATCTGTCCAAATTATTTCAACACCCCCCCAACCCTCCACTCAACACCTGGGCTTGAAATCCAAATGGCCCCCCAGGGAATTTACCCCCTCCCAGCATTTATCCCAGAAACGTTATTACCCAACAGCTGCctggtacacacacacacaaaatctgCACCTTGTGCTCTGCCAAGGGAGTGACCAGCAGGGGGCGACTCGGTGCCCAGGGTTCTACAGTGCCAAAGATATGTTTCATTCCATCAATTGGCATCTTTTATTGACTGACATTACATGAGTAGAACTGCCCACTACACCCGCACATGTCATATGACCCTGAAGTGTGATCTGCTGGGAGGTGTCAAAGGGGTATTAACTAGTCTGCCATATCCTCAGGGGCAATACTAATGCTGCCACCTATCGAACAAACCAGGAACTGCAGCAGTAATAGTCATGCTGGTTGGGTAGATTTGTCATTTTCTGGACATTCAGAGATCAGGTTTCATCTGCtcttattagattgtaagctcttttgctTCAGGAACCCCTATTGTCTtgttgctgtgtatttttttaagtaatattgaCTCTTATCTGTGTGATTTGTAAAAAGACATTCAATTAGTCAGACCagatgataggaaaaaaaaataaaacctaaagagcacctgtcatagtGACTTTTACTGATTAGTGACTATTCACGATGGATGCTGAATTCCGGATGTTGCCCAAGTTCCAGGGCAGAGCTGACCACATGCCTTATACAAAGATTTCTGTATGCCCTGGAACTAGCATGTCTAAGAAGATGGAGAATAGCCACTTCCAGGTCTGGGGGTATTGAGAGGTCATCACATGGGGCAGGAGAGTCATTGTCCAGGGAGTGGTGTCACACTGAGTGAAATGAAGTGGTTGTCACCATCAAAAATAGTCCATAATGAGAGACAGAATGACATGTCTTATAAATTGATTTACTGAAGAGATTGAACATGTATCATTGTTACatgaaatatacagaaaatagcGGAAAATAAGAGCGGGAAACCCTGtgctgaggagcttacaatctaataaagGAAAGGTAAGATATTCTCCTTGGGGGAACAGACAACCTCTCTACCCCTGCCCTATCTGTCTCCACTCACTCACATGAGTTACATCTCCACCCTTCAAAGATCACCGATTCGATTGAAGCTGCACCCACACAGTCATTTTTAGTCTGGAAAGACCAGAAAGCCGGTGAAGACGCTGTCATTATTTTCAATGCCGATCATACCGTTGTAGTCATTGGCAACCAGCCACACTTTCTGACCCTTCTTCAGCTGGACGAGGACCCCACCAGAGGTCACCTGCTGGGAGTTGGACATGTGGTCGCAGAAGCTGGCCTTGACCTCGTCATCCACCCGGAGAGTGACGCACAGGTTGTGAGACTGAGAGGCGTGGTACACAAAGTAGTAAAGCCCAGCAATGCGGCACATAAACTTCCCAGTCTCCCTGTTGTAGTCGTTATGGTCATTGGTGACGATGTCATTGAATTTGATTGGTGCATTCCTCTCGGGGTGTTCACCTGTGCTTCTTTTCACAGTAAACGCTGATTGATATTGACGCTTGTGATTTCCAGGGATTCCATTGTCCCCTTTGGGGCCCATCTCACCTTTCTCTCCTGGAAGCCCTGGGGGTCCCTTGGGACCATTTTTTCCCACTGGGCCTTGTGGGCCTTTAATTCCTTTTTCCCCTTTCAGTCCACCGACATTCAACTTTGCTGGCAGACCTGCAGAAACCAAAATGTTTAATCAGGTTGCAATTTGGAAAGGTTAAAAAAGGCCATTACCACCAGAAAGCATGTAGGGAACTGCAGGGGTGGGGCTGTAAGTGGATTGGGTGGAgtttatataagtaaaataatttgGCTTTGATTGGCTATGCCCAGGCAATGAAGTGATGTAGGGAGCATTCTCCCATCAGCCCATTCTATTCCATCATGGGTTCAATTAGAATCTTCCCAACTGTAAAGAATCCTTCTTTGCCCTACAGACCATACCCCCATTGATAGGCCACACCCACAAAATGTCACGTTAGGAGGGCTGTGTACATTGACCAGAGCATTGattattgatacattttctttgatgATTTCACCttctatgtattaaaatatttatagcatGAATTTATCCTCAGATAACGTCTGAGTGATTGATAAttacaatacatttgtaaatgggTCCCTGAGGGCCCTTCCAGCAGGACTCTGCCCTGAACGGGGACAGCCTATGAGGAGACACCAGATCCCAATGAGCAGGTTACAGAAAGATATTACAGAGAGAACTCTCATCAATCATAAATGAGTGAAATGCTACGTATGAGGGGCCACGAGTGATGTGTTTGATGAATCCAATGACAGAAATGGTtaacaaagtacaaaaattattacttttatgcaaatcacatgcaaattatACTAACCTAAAACTGATCCAATGAAGCTTTGCATCTTGCAATTTGGTTGGCTAGCTCAGTGtaatttgcatgtgatttaaGTCCAATTGTCTGCACCTTGTTGACCGTTTCTATTCATTGATCCATTTTCGGGAATCTCAAtacattttaggacattttttggcatttctgtaGAATTATTCAGAATTTGGCGTTCCTGAAGATGGGCGTGGCCTGATTACCGCTGGGCCAGTGAGGACAGTAAACTCATTTCTGTACTTACCTTTCTCTCCTTTGGTTCCTTTCAGGCCATCCCTCCCATCTCTGCCTGGCGTGCCAGGGATTCCGGGGAGACCTGGGATGGGGGAGGTGCATTGCGTTTCCCCGCTGTCCACCAAGACgaggaaagagaagagaatgAGGCCCACGATCATCTTCACACAGTCGCTCAGCCTGCAGGAGACACAGGGGGGTCATTAGCAATAAAAGCAAAGAGCGCAGCGCCATGATATGACCACACCCATCTGCATCCCAAATTTGGATTGGAGGAAAGTGCCAAGTAGCCCAGACTTCCTACAGGCTGGACACCGCCCTCTCCTGGGGGGGTTTATGCTGGGCACAGTTACCACATCCAACGCCAGTATTAGGC of the Pyxicephalus adspersus chromosome 11, UCB_Pads_2.0, whole genome shotgun sequence genome contains:
- the C1QC gene encoding complement C1q subcomponent subunit C; translated protein: MIVGLILFSFLVLVDSGETQCTSPIPGLPGIPGTPGRDGRDGLKGTKGEKGLPAKLNVGGLKGEKGIKGPQGPVGKNGPKGPPGLPGEKGEMGPKGDNGIPGNHKRQYQSAFTVKRSTGEHPERNAPIKFNDIVTNDHNDYNRETGKFMCRIAGLYYFVYHASQSHNLCVTLRVDDEVKASFCDHMSNSQQVTSGGVLVQLKKGQKVWLVANDYNGMIGIENNDSVFTGFLVFPD